A region from the Palaemon carinicauda isolate YSFRI2023 chromosome 16, ASM3689809v2, whole genome shotgun sequence genome encodes:
- the LOC137655875 gene encoding homeobox protein 2-like, whose translation MPTSRAPKQHSRTPHRRSRSQASPERRQRRRNHSHSPVRRHARSPTCRHNRGRSPSRHVARTSRVPPQQASSTLATCSTVATYSTSTYAHRRHRDVEESSVTRLIVDRASSEDEENRENRRRVVERSETYVDGDDFNLKEKTFQERVCKAAKVVSGFLIAMGLILVFYVIIATILGESTPLDIFNFEYEKEEILSQDTKDGNRDIKIELPNLTVDITGLQSADLVTDKPEAGNGELVLSRKDYDETYVENDDERYSYYDAESEIGILSPANGTTDKDAEGRSYIAYIPVPLNNEEEEEEDEEEEEKDDKEEKHSSNTKPFFVPVMIMPGGGGMNLNGGMNPNRMSQLNLGPNRPMPPLLHHPLPSRGGPRISIPPIHQRAPSVAIPPVGNIPGMPPSIPKVLSNPQLQQMNQNNVRNRFPGSILPLPPLSNPVPNPSIPGNINIPGHMNIPNVQHNSQGGLMNNRDPFQGNGNSGNHFINGNGHDHNQNHGSLNRFPIASGNSNLNGGFNNGFGNNNPNGANPLHNPNNGNFQTGVNRFTNNIPSNGNTFMPNNGNSQGGSRISNGNGLSIGNPTNGPNRMNLPINAGIPPSNSNSNSEIWSSLFEILKRRSGTPPPFSSSGSTGRMSSGGIPSHFGPLARRESTPNPPPLPQNDSRLRPRLLPKSRSSGPLPRPFPRYRYRLPPIPPPPGMPIVPRRPPPPPRPMPKPPKDFQYPKDSTSIQDIIKFMKEREKIQQNGNGGIDGQVTYGPNGDFTIGDQNHIIGEDIFGVTINEYDNSEGPISFGNDPVSIHNSPGSGNNYGGGGHQGNTHITFGGGGVSGYDNGGDTFDSGGNYNNGGNNFNNGNRNNYGNNPSNSGNSVNLHNNPNQGSSIYTSGGNNFNSGNNYGNGGNNYNSGENNFNSGGNSYNNGGSNHNSGGSHYNNGGNNYNSGGNGYSNGGNTFNSGGNNFGADKNPGSNSHSPSSGKSRPFNIMLDVYPMEVSPSSPGSKPFQTSISFDNDRYGTGQNQYDGYNDHQGSSNNAYNQGNDGRDRYNFDDNNGRFTQEDDANKHEIILHLNLFSKTPSKFNTNGRNGGSGGFSGRTGAVSLEIPLTGQLSPLDIYKALMARVRSEKPQAQVQHRPGLEEKKVSVENDDIEIELFDVEEGPRLLDAIEQGLRELNKDLPPGKRFRIDEKTPSVIDLYKAVNGNAMVPPFSPEEFLANHNHNATYNGDEYLYYDYYEYQDDVSDRDKKATQSSTTTTVTNDYDLGHHEQLPTPCAHRVNHGEE comes from the exons ATGCCAACTTCAAGAGCACCAAAGCAACATTCTAGAACACCGCATAGAAGGTCCAGATCCCAAGCTTCCCCTGAGAGGAGACAGAGACGGAGAAACCACTCGCATAGCCCCGTCAGGAGACACGCCAGGTCTCCTACTTGCCGCCACAACAGGGGTAGAAGTCCTTCCAGACATGTTGCCAGGACTTCGAGAGTTCCTCCTCAGCAGGCCTCGTCGACTCTTGCCACATGCTCCACTGTTGCCACATACTCAACCTCCACTTATGCTCACCGTAGACATAG ggatGTAGAAGAGAGCAGTGTCACCCGTCTCATAGTAGACAGGGCAAGTAGCGAGGATGAAGAAAATAGGGAAAACAGAAGAAGAGTCGTAGAAAGGAGCGAGACATACGTGGATGGCGATGACTTTAATCTAAAGGAGAAGACATTTCAGGAGAGGGTTTGCAAAGCTGCCAAAGTGGTCTCGGGGTTCCTCATTGCAATGGGACTAATTTTAGTG TTTTACGTGATCATCGCTACAATCTTAGGAGAGTCAACGCCTTTGGACATCtttaattttgaatatgaaaaggaagaaattcTCAGTCAAGATACAAAGGATGGAAACCGAGATATCAAAATTGAACTCCCAAATTTGACCGTTGACATAACAGGACTTCAGTCGGCAGACCTTGTTACTGATAAACCTGAAGCTGGAAATGGTGAACTTGTACTCTCAAGAAAAGACTACGACGAAACATACGTTGAAAATGACGACGAGAGATATAGTTATTACGATGCTGAAAGCGAAATTGGTATTTTGTCTCCAGCCAATGGGACGACAGACAAGGATGCAGAGGGGCGTTCTTATATAGCATATATTCCTGTTCCACTGAAcaatgaggaagaggaagaggaggatgaagaagaagaggaaaaggatgATAAGGAAGAGAAACATTCATCTAATACGAAGCCTTTCTTTGTCCCCGTCATGATCATGCCTGGTGGTGGTGGAATGAACCTAAACGGAGGAATGAATCCCAATCGCATGTCACAGCTCAATCTTGGACCAAACCGGCCGATGCCTCCTCTTCTGCATCATCCTCTTCCTAGCAGAGGAGGTCCTCGTATCTCCATCCCTCCTATACATCAAAGGGCGCCGTCTGTAGCTATTCCACCTGTTGGAAACATCCCAGGGATGCCTCCAAGTATTCCTAAAGTTTTGTCGAATCCACAGTTACAACAGATGAACCAAAATAACGTCAGAAATCGCTTCCCTGGTTCCATTCTACCATTACCTCCTTTGTCTAATCCTGTTCCGAATCCCAGTATTCCCGGGAATATAAATATTCCAGGGCATATGAATATTCCTAATGTCCAACACAATTCACAGGGTGGTTTAATGAATAATAGGGACCCTTTCCAAGGAAATGGAAATAGTGGAAATCATTTTATAAATGGAAATGGTCACGATCATAATCAAAACCATGGAAGTTTAAACAGGTTTCCCATTGCTAGTGGAAATAGTAATTTAAATGGTGGATTCAATAATGGATTTGGAAACAACAATCCCAATGGTGCAAATCCTTTACACAATCCTAACAACGGAAACTTCCAAACCGGTGTTAATAGATTCACCAATAATATCCCAAGCAATGGAAACACATTTATGCCAAATAATGGTAATAGCCAAGGTGGAAGTAGAATTTCGAATGGAAATGGCCTAAGCATAGGTAATCCAACAAATGGTCCGAACAGGATGAATTTGCCAATCAATGCAGGAATCCCTCCAAGTAATAGTAACTCTAACAGCGAGATCTGGTCGTCTTTATTCGAGATCCTGAAGCGCCGTTCGGGGACTCCACCGCCTTTCAGCAGTTCGGGATCAACAGGAAGAATGAGCAGCGGTGGTATTCCAAGCCACTTTGGTCCGCTTGCCCGTCGTGAGAGCACTCCAAATCCTCCCCCGTTGCCCCAGAATGACTCACGTCTACGACCTCGGTTGCTTCCAAAATCGAGATCATCCGGACCACTCCCACGACCATTTCCTCGATACAGGTACCGGTTACCACCCATTCCACCGCCCCCTGGAATGCCCATTGTTCCAAGACGACCGCCGCCACCTCCCAGGCCTATGCCGAAACCACCTAAGGACTTTCAGTACCCGAAAGATTCTACCAGTATCCAGGACATAATCAAATTCATGAAAGAGCGAGAGAAAATCCAACAAAATGGAAATGGAGGGATCGATGGCCAAGTCACTTATGGGCCTAATGGTGACTTCACAATCGGAGACCAAAATCACATAATCGGGGAGGATATATTTGGGGTCACAATCAACGAATATGATAATTCAGAGGGTCCTATTTCATTTGGAAATGACCCAGTATCTATACACAATAGTCCGGGAAGTGGAAACAATTATGGTGGAGGCGGACATCAAGGTAACACCCATATCACATTTGGAGGTGGTGGAGTGTCTGGGTATGACAATGGTGGCGATACATTTGATAGTGGTGGTAACTATAACAATGGtgggaataattttaataatggaaACAGGAACAATTATGGGAATAACCCTAGCAATAGTGGAAACAGCGTTAACTTACACAACAACCCCAATCAAGGCAGCAGCATTTACACCAGTGGGGGAAACAACTTCAACAGTGGAAACAATTATGGCAATGGAGGTAACAATTATAATAGTGGGGAAAACAATTTCAATAGTGGGGGTAACAGTTATAACAACGGTGGGAGTAATCACAATAGTGGTGGCAGCCATTACAATAATGGTGGCAATAATTACAACAGTGGTGGTAACGGTTACAGCAACGGTGGTAACACATTCAACAGTGGTGGTAACAATTTTGGTGCGGATAAAAACCCAGGATCAAATTCACACAGCCCCAGTTCTGGCAAATCTCGTCCTTTCAACATTATGCTGGACGTTTATCCTATGGAAGTCTCACCAAGCTCACCTGGCTCCAAACCATTCCAGACCAGTATTTCCTTTGACAATGACAGGTACGGGACAGGGCAGAACCAATATGATGGGTATAATGACCATCAAGGAAGCAGCAACAATGCTTACAACCAAGGTAATGATGGAAGAGATCGCTataactttgatgataataatggACGCTTTACACAAGAAGACGACGCAAATAAACATGAAATCATTTTGCATCTTAATTTGTTCTCAAAGACACCATCCAAATTTAATACCAATGG gAGGAATGGAGGCAGTGGTGGTTTTTCCGGTCGAACTGGAGCTGTGTCGTTGGAGATCCCGCTAACGGGCCAATTAAGTCCTCTTGACATTTACAAAGCTCTCATGGCTAGGGTTAGATCCGAGAAGCCACAAGCTCAGGTTCAACACAGACCAG GATTAGAGGAGAAAAAAGTCTCTGTAGAAAACGATGACATCGAGATCGAACTTTTCGACGTGGAGGAAGGACCTAGGCTCTTGGACGCCATCGAACAGGGCCTTCGGGAGCTCAACAAGGACCTTCCTCCAGGAAAACGCTTCCGCATCGACGAAAAAACCCCTTCTGTTATAGACCTGTACAAGGCCGTGAACGGGAATGCCATGGTCCCTCCCTTCTCACCTGAAGAGTTCCTCGCCAACCACAATCATAACGCCACTTATAATGGAGACGAATATTTGTATTACGATTACTACGAATATCAAGATGATGTTTCTGATAGGGACAAAAAGGCAACGCAATCTTCCACGACCACAACTGTGACAAACGATTATGACCTCGGGCACCATGAGCAGTTGCCAACTCCTTGTGCGCACAGGGTCAATCATGGTGAAGAATAA